One stretch of Methyloversatilis sp. RAC08 DNA includes these proteins:
- a CDS encoding glycosyltransferase family 4 protein codes for MSLHRAHSTLHPQDGTAAPANAPPSLRILMYSTYFPPEFSGAAQQALMLARQLRRLGHHVEFVTVRWRDLPEDDVVDGFPVKRLYAGRRRKHRELRLWFNLCAYVWKRRRDFDLLHSHGAYYTNSIVGPLARAAGLKSIVKASLANDDLYSIGRTVSGRLHLALLRRVDACVAISRDLVREFSDCGVPSQRIHYLPNGVDTALFHPVDAAERQRARARLDLPSDRPLALYAGVMDDRKNIEWLARQWVAQDAFGTDALLLAIGPQSREDTSGELIGRLRGLQTEAPRHFCLRAHATDIDDYLRAADVLVLPSHREGLPNVVLEAMASGLPCVAADVSGTRDLVQDGRTGYTYQPDDATALASAVIGALSPGGRDLGRNGRRIAEDSFSLESVAHDYSRLYTDLLAAKE; via the coding sequence ATGAGCCTGCACCGCGCACACAGCACCCTTCATCCGCAGGACGGCACAGCCGCTCCGGCCAACGCGCCGCCGAGCCTGCGAATACTGATGTACTCGACCTATTTCCCGCCCGAGTTCAGCGGTGCCGCACAGCAGGCCCTGATGCTCGCGCGTCAGTTGCGCCGGCTCGGACATCACGTCGAGTTCGTCACGGTGCGCTGGCGTGATCTGCCTGAAGACGATGTCGTCGACGGTTTTCCGGTCAAGCGCCTGTACGCCGGCCGACGCCGCAAGCATCGCGAACTGCGGCTGTGGTTCAACCTGTGCGCGTATGTCTGGAAACGTCGTCGCGACTTCGACCTGCTGCACAGCCACGGCGCCTACTACACCAACTCCATCGTCGGTCCGCTGGCCCGCGCTGCAGGTCTGAAATCCATCGTCAAGGCAAGTCTGGCGAACGATGACCTGTACAGCATCGGGCGCACGGTGTCGGGCCGCCTGCACCTCGCTCTGCTGCGCCGGGTCGATGCCTGCGTCGCGATCAGCCGCGACCTGGTGCGCGAGTTCAGCGATTGCGGCGTGCCGTCGCAACGTATCCACTATCTGCCCAACGGGGTCGACACGGCGCTGTTTCATCCGGTCGATGCGGCGGAGCGCCAGCGCGCCCGCGCGCGGCTCGATCTGCCGTCGGACCGGCCGCTCGCGCTGTACGCCGGCGTCATGGACGATCGAAAGAACATCGAATGGCTGGCGCGGCAATGGGTGGCGCAGGATGCGTTCGGTACCGATGCACTGCTGCTGGCGATCGGCCCGCAGAGCCGCGAGGATACGAGCGGCGAACTGATCGGGCGACTGCGCGGCCTGCAGACGGAGGCACCGCGGCATTTCTGCCTGCGGGCACACGCGACGGATATCGACGACTACCTGCGCGCGGCCGATGTGCTGGTGCTGCCGTCGCATCGTGAAGGGTTGCCGAATGTCGTGCTGGAGGCGATGGCCAGCGGTCTGCCCTGCGTCGCGGCCGATGTCAGCGGCACGCGCGACCTCGTGCAGGACGGCCGCACGGGCTACACCTACCAGCCCGACGACGCGACGGCCCTGGCCAGTGCCGTCATCGGCGCCCTGTCACCCGGTGGTCGCGATCTGGGTCGCAATGGCCGTCGCATCGCGGAAGACAGTTTTTCGCTGGAATCGGTTGCACATGATTACAGCCGGCTCTATACCGATTTGCTGGCGGCCAAAGAATGA
- a CDS encoding asparagine synthase yields MSKICGWLEGARPPPAKVDDPVSGVQRMAQRLGGLSSSSVQYRLNAGAAVAVRAHPGAIEVCKDGALLIALAGRPTWSDADLQARAAHTGMAQSVLHTWRERGPALLGALHGSFSLSVLDSDREEGLLAIDRVGTHTLCYAQRGSTLVFGANADAVTAHPAVRPDIDPQALYDYVYSHMVPAPATIYRDVFKLLPAQYVHLLAGELKTGFYWTMPYADDTPDDYARYAAEFRELLENSVRDAGTGDPVGAFLSGGTDSSTVAGMMARVAGRGPDTYSIGFDADGFDEMEFARIAAGHFGCRTHEYYVTPSDVATAIPKIAALYDEPFGNASAVPTYFCAQMARADGRSLMLAGDGGDEIFGGNARYADQEVFERYGSVPAPLRALLNGSVGHLPDALAVGVLRKARNYVKRASIPLPDRMEVFNHVEREGAETILPAGLLRGIDTARPLKFAREVYGRTQSQAMVNRMMHLDLKQTLADSDLRKVSGMCELADIDVRYPLLDERLMAFSAKLPADYKVRNGQLRWFFKDALKDFLPQATITKSKHGFGLPFGLWMQQDPQLGRMAAQSLDALAQRGIVQPTFVAHLLERHRSEHASYYGVMIWVLMMLEQWLEAHPDASLDT; encoded by the coding sequence ATGAGCAAGATATGCGGCTGGCTTGAAGGTGCCCGACCGCCACCGGCGAAGGTGGACGACCCGGTATCCGGCGTACAACGCATGGCGCAGCGGCTCGGCGGTCTGTCCAGCTCGAGCGTTCAGTATCGATTGAACGCCGGTGCGGCGGTCGCGGTGCGCGCCCATCCGGGCGCCATCGAAGTGTGCAAGGACGGCGCGCTGCTGATCGCGCTGGCGGGGCGCCCGACATGGTCCGATGCCGACCTGCAGGCGCGCGCAGCGCACACCGGCATGGCGCAGTCGGTGCTCCACACCTGGCGCGAACGCGGTCCGGCCCTGCTCGGCGCCCTGCACGGTTCGTTCTCGCTCTCCGTGCTCGACAGCGATCGCGAAGAAGGCCTGCTCGCCATCGACCGGGTTGGCACGCACACGCTTTGCTATGCACAGCGCGGTTCGACACTGGTTTTCGGCGCTAATGCCGACGCGGTGACCGCACATCCGGCGGTGCGGCCGGACATCGATCCGCAGGCCCTCTACGATTACGTTTACAGCCACATGGTGCCGGCGCCGGCCACCATCTACCGTGACGTGTTCAAGCTGCTGCCGGCGCAGTATGTCCATCTGCTCGCGGGCGAGCTCAAGACCGGTTTCTACTGGACGATGCCCTACGCGGACGACACGCCGGACGATTACGCCCGTTACGCGGCGGAGTTCCGCGAACTGCTCGAAAATTCGGTGCGCGATGCCGGCACCGGCGACCCTGTCGGTGCCTTCCTCAGCGGCGGCACCGACAGTTCGACCGTGGCCGGCATGATGGCGCGCGTGGCCGGTCGCGGCCCGGACACCTATTCGATCGGTTTCGATGCGGACGGCTTCGACGAGATGGAATTCGCGCGCATTGCGGCGGGACATTTCGGTTGTCGCACTCACGAGTACTATGTGACGCCATCGGATGTGGCCACCGCGATTCCGAAGATCGCTGCCCTTTACGACGAGCCCTTCGGCAACGCATCTGCAGTGCCGACCTATTTCTGCGCGCAGATGGCGCGTGCCGACGGACGGTCGCTGATGCTGGCCGGAGACGGCGGCGACGAAATCTTCGGCGGCAACGCGCGCTACGCCGATCAGGAGGTATTCGAGCGCTACGGCAGCGTGCCGGCGCCGCTGCGCGCCCTGCTCAACGGCAGCGTCGGTCACCTTCCCGATGCGCTGGCGGTGGGCGTGCTGCGCAAGGCACGCAATTACGTCAAGCGCGCGAGCATCCCGCTGCCCGACCGCATGGAGGTGTTCAACCACGTCGAGCGTGAAGGGGCCGAAACCATTCTTCCGGCCGGACTGCTGCGCGGCATCGATACCGCACGACCGCTGAAGTTCGCACGCGAGGTGTATGGTCGGACGCAGTCGCAGGCCATGGTCAACCGCATGATGCATCTCGACCTCAAGCAGACGCTGGCCGACAGCGACTTGCGCAAGGTGTCCGGCATGTGCGAACTGGCCGACATAGATGTGCGGTACCCGCTGCTCGACGAGCGCCTGATGGCGTTTTCGGCCAAACTGCCGGCGGACTACAAGGTACGCAACGGACAGTTGCGCTGGTTCTTCAAGGACGCGCTGAAGGATTTCCTCCCCCAGGCCACGATCACGAAGTCCAAGCACGGCTTTGGTCTGCCCTTCGGGCTGTGGATGCAGCAGGACCCGCAACTGGGTCGCATGGCGGCACAGTCGCTGGACGCGCTGGCGCAGCGTGGCATCGTTCAGCCGACCTTCGTCGCTCATCTGCTGGAGCGTCATCGCAGCGAGCATGCGTCCTACTACGGCGTGATGATATGGGTGCTGATGATGCTGGAGCAATGGCTCGAAGCGCACCCGGACGCCTCGCTGGATACCTGA
- a CDS encoding glycosyltransferase family 4 protein: MNSNTIRQDARYLVLTELFQPTKGGTAVWFDEVYRRLGGAGTHILTADVPGAAEHDRLSPNTVHRLALKRYPWIRPESLPVYLEFFLKTLAVGWRNPVTQIHAGRVLPEGLVAVRAGRLLKRPVVIYAHGEEITTWRQPRRVKAMKEAYCGADMVIANSDFTRGLLLDMGVTPGNVVIIHPGVDTERFRPGLDGSALRASLGLKPESLLILSVGRLTRRKGFDYVMQSVPELVARGLDVHHAVIGKGEDADYLADIRARSGMPERLHLLGGASAEDLPLWYAACDLFAMPNRDVGADTEGFGMVYIEAAACGRTSLAGSAGGTGAAVLDGKTGLRCNGNSLASVTAGLYQLLNQSTGFGAACAARAQERAHREFSWMAVMQRTEALCRKLDR, from the coding sequence ATGAACTCCAACACAATCCGGCAGGATGCCCGCTATCTGGTGCTGACCGAGCTGTTCCAGCCGACCAAGGGCGGCACCGCAGTCTGGTTCGACGAGGTCTACCGCCGCCTGGGCGGCGCCGGCACGCACATTCTGACCGCCGATGTGCCGGGCGCCGCCGAACACGACCGCCTGAGTCCGAACACAGTTCACCGCCTGGCGTTGAAGCGGTACCCATGGATACGCCCCGAATCGCTGCCGGTTTACCTGGAATTCTTCCTGAAAACGCTGGCCGTGGGCTGGCGCAATCCGGTGACGCAGATCCACGCCGGCCGCGTGTTGCCGGAAGGACTGGTTGCCGTGCGCGCCGGGCGCCTGCTGAAGCGGCCGGTGGTGATCTATGCACACGGCGAAGAAATCACGACCTGGCGGCAGCCGCGCCGCGTCAAGGCGATGAAAGAAGCCTATTGCGGCGCTGACATGGTGATCGCGAACAGCGACTTCACGCGCGGACTGCTGCTCGATATGGGCGTGACTCCAGGTAACGTAGTCATCATCCATCCCGGCGTCGACACCGAGCGCTTCCGCCCCGGCCTGGATGGTTCGGCTCTACGCGCTTCACTCGGCCTGAAGCCGGAATCGCTGCTCATCCTGTCGGTCGGTCGGCTGACGCGGCGCAAGGGCTTCGACTACGTGATGCAATCGGTACCCGAACTCGTGGCTCGCGGGCTAGATGTACATCACGCTGTGATCGGCAAGGGCGAGGATGCCGATTACCTGGCCGACATCCGCGCCCGCTCGGGCATGCCGGAGCGGCTTCATCTGCTCGGCGGCGCAAGCGCCGAGGATCTACCGCTGTGGTACGCCGCCTGCGACCTCTTTGCGATGCCCAATCGAGATGTCGGTGCCGACACTGAGGGCTTCGGCATGGTGTACATCGAAGCAGCCGCCTGCGGCAGAACCTCGCTGGCCGGCAGCGCCGGCGGAACCGGTGCGGCTGTGCTCGATGGCAAAACCGGCCTGCGCTGCAACGGCAATTCGCTCGCATCGGTCACGGCGGGTTTGTATCAGTTGCTGAACCAAAGCACCGGCTTCGGTGCCGCTTGTGCGGCACGCGCCCAGGAACGCGCGCATCGCGAATTCTCATGGATGGCTGTCATGCAGCGGACAGAGGCACTTTGTCGGAAGCTAGACAGATGA
- a CDS encoding ArnT family glycosyltransferase → MTAPFLPGVRPSPAIVLALLLTVLAVLFALAPVHGEFYWSDAPRHALNGVFLKDFIANLPLDDPSAYAYRYYAQYPALTILFYPPLFYVISAPFYAVFGVSHATALGVVYLHYLAFAIASWRLFGFWLPGWRAPAAALMLVCAPEIAFWGRQIMLEIPAFAFMMFSALSFMHYRRHGRPVALYVSAALLVLGLYSKISIAFMAPVFVLVLLYERRLALLRDRHAWIALVLAALSLVPLVVLTLKFGQANVQSVTGVADSRVARDTLAGWIWYLQRMPAQLGWPLCIAALAGLSVLFRERGQTRTLQVRADALFWGSWLMLGYFFYSAIDLKEARHSLFILPPVVMLACVFVRYVERYSRSVVALGLWFLLPTLVLAQTLFYRPVFQVQGYREAVDFVARNASRDSNVMFSGYRDGAFIFNLRTREDRRDLGVVRADKLLLKVAVRRELGVTEKALSEDELRSEIDRLGVHYVVAQPGFWSDLEAMKRLERVLAAAPFELVARIATESNYPSSEQGLLIYRNTAIEGGTAASRKIDLPMINRSIEINR, encoded by the coding sequence GTGACCGCGCCTTTTTTGCCGGGTGTCCGCCCCTCACCCGCCATAGTGCTCGCATTGCTGCTGACCGTGCTAGCGGTCCTGTTCGCCCTGGCGCCGGTGCACGGCGAGTTTTACTGGAGCGACGCACCGCGCCACGCGCTGAACGGTGTCTTCCTCAAAGATTTCATCGCGAATCTGCCGCTGGATGACCCGTCCGCCTACGCCTACCGCTACTACGCGCAGTATCCGGCGCTGACAATCCTGTTCTATCCGCCGCTTTTCTATGTCATCAGCGCACCGTTCTACGCGGTGTTCGGCGTATCGCACGCGACCGCGCTAGGTGTGGTGTACCTTCACTACCTCGCCTTCGCGATAGCGAGTTGGCGGTTGTTCGGTTTCTGGCTGCCAGGCTGGCGCGCACCAGCTGCTGCGTTGATGCTGGTGTGCGCGCCGGAAATCGCATTCTGGGGCCGGCAGATCATGCTGGAGATTCCGGCATTTGCCTTCATGATGTTCAGCGCGCTGTCCTTCATGCACTACCGACGCCACGGTCGGCCGGTTGCACTGTACGTGAGCGCAGCACTGCTGGTGCTGGGACTGTATTCGAAGATCAGCATCGCCTTCATGGCGCCAGTGTTCGTGCTGGTGCTGCTATACGAACGTCGTCTGGCCCTGCTGCGCGATCGCCATGCGTGGATTGCGTTAGTGCTGGCTGCGCTATCGCTCGTTCCGCTGGTCGTGCTCACACTTAAGTTCGGCCAGGCCAATGTGCAGTCGGTGACCGGTGTTGCCGATTCGCGGGTGGCACGCGATACGCTAGCAGGCTGGATCTGGTATCTGCAGCGTATGCCTGCGCAGCTGGGCTGGCCGCTCTGCATCGCCGCGCTAGCTGGGCTTTCAGTACTTTTTCGCGAACGTGGTCAGACGCGTACATTGCAGGTGCGCGCCGATGCCCTGTTCTGGGGGAGCTGGCTGATGCTGGGCTATTTCTTCTATTCGGCCATCGATCTGAAGGAAGCGCGTCACAGTCTTTTCATATTGCCGCCGGTCGTCATGCTGGCCTGCGTTTTTGTGCGTTACGTGGAGCGTTACAGCAGGAGTGTGGTCGCGCTCGGGCTGTGGTTTCTGCTGCCAACGCTCGTACTCGCGCAGACCTTGTTCTACCGGCCGGTATTCCAGGTCCAGGGCTACCGCGAGGCGGTCGACTTCGTCGCACGCAACGCGTCCCGTGATAGCAACGTTATGTTCTCCGGCTACCGCGACGGCGCCTTCATCTTTAATCTGCGCACGCGCGAGGACCGGCGCGATCTCGGGGTCGTTCGGGCGGACAAGCTGCTGCTGAAGGTCGCCGTGAGGCGCGAACTTGGCGTGACCGAAAAGGCGCTGAGCGAGGACGAACTGCGAAGTGAGATCGATCGCCTCGGCGTGCACTATGTGGTTGCCCAGCCCGGCTTCTGGAGCGATTTGGAGGCGATGAAGCGGCTGGAGCGGGTGCTCGCCGCGGCTCCGTTCGAGTTGGTTGCGCGCATTGCGACTGAATCAAACTATCCGTCCAGCGAACAGGGGCTGTTGATTTATCGCAACACGGCAATCGAAGGTGGGACAGCGGCAAGCCGGAAAATAGATTTGCCAATGATCAATCGCTCGATCGAAATCAATCGATAG
- a CDS encoding UbiA family prenyltransferase produces MLHRQATPSTHHAAASSTASLLPLVVDLDGTLTHSDSLVESVVQVVKHSPLNLLRLPFWMLGGRASFKRAVATRTDPAQLHLPYRQALLEYLRQQRALGRKLVLATAAHESIAQRVASELDVFDCVLATCGGANLKGQAKLAAIREHVGDDFVYVGDSAADIPIWQSSRGAVFASVSSRTRAAVGPAVPIERDFPDDRKRLLLWLRALRVHQWTKNLLLFVPLLTAFSFSDTQRLLSAVLAFFAFSLVASATYMVNDILDLENDRVHPRKRRRPFASGQLSLLHGLAAAAFTLALGLVLAAVVSVGFLLMLLLYLLLTSAYSWVIKKYVLMDVLMLSLLYTLRILAGSVSVGIEASSWLLVFSVFIFLSLALVKRCAELTSLQQSGETAARGRDYRVSDLTVLWPMGIGAALSSVIVFGLFISSPDTQARYASPELLWLVELGLIYWLGRLWVKTSRNEMHDDPMVYAIRDGASRVTVALMLVVVLCAHTIALGDRVAEPAQPVGSVVPIERAVV; encoded by the coding sequence ATGCTGCACAGACAAGCAACCCCATCCACCCACCACGCCGCCGCGTCCTCGACGGCCAGTCTGCTGCCTCTGGTTGTCGATCTCGACGGCACGCTCACGCATTCCGACTCGCTGGTCGAATCGGTGGTGCAGGTGGTCAAGCACTCGCCGCTCAACCTTCTCCGCCTGCCGTTTTGGATGCTTGGTGGGCGCGCGTCCTTCAAGCGTGCGGTGGCGACCCGCACCGATCCAGCGCAACTACATCTGCCGTATCGCCAGGCGCTGCTCGAGTACCTGCGGCAGCAAAGGGCGCTCGGCCGGAAACTGGTTCTGGCGACCGCGGCGCACGAATCGATTGCGCAGAGGGTAGCCAGCGAGCTCGATGTTTTCGACTGTGTTCTGGCGACCTGCGGCGGTGCTAACCTCAAGGGTCAGGCGAAGCTGGCTGCGATCCGTGAGCATGTTGGCGATGATTTCGTCTATGTCGGCGACAGCGCCGCAGACATACCGATATGGCAGTCGTCGCGCGGTGCCGTGTTCGCCAGCGTGTCGTCGCGCACGCGTGCCGCCGTCGGACCGGCTGTTCCGATAGAGCGCGACTTTCCCGACGATCGGAAGCGCCTGCTGCTTTGGCTGCGGGCGCTGCGAGTGCATCAATGGACCAAGAACCTGCTGCTTTTCGTTCCGTTGCTGACGGCATTCTCGTTTTCCGACACGCAGCGCCTGCTCTCGGCGGTGCTCGCCTTCTTCGCCTTCTCGCTTGTTGCGTCAGCCACCTATATGGTCAATGACATCCTAGACCTAGAAAATGATCGCGTGCATCCGCGCAAGCGGCGACGGCCCTTTGCCAGCGGCCAGCTTTCCCTACTGCATGGCCTTGCAGCAGCGGCTTTTACGCTGGCGCTAGGGCTGGTGCTGGCCGCGGTAGTGTCGGTCGGCTTCCTGCTGATGCTGCTGCTCTATCTGCTGCTCACCAGCGCCTATAGCTGGGTAATCAAGAAATATGTGTTGATGGATGTGCTGATGCTCTCGCTGCTCTACACCCTGCGCATTCTGGCCGGTTCGGTGTCGGTGGGCATTGAGGCGAGTTCCTGGCTGCTGGTGTTCTCCGTCTTCATCTTTCTGAGCCTGGCCCTGGTCAAACGCTGTGCCGAACTGACCTCCCTGCAGCAGAGTGGTGAGACTGCGGCGCGCGGGCGTGATTACCGGGTATCAGATCTGACGGTATTGTGGCCCATGGGAATAGGCGCTGCGCTTTCGTCGGTCATTGTATTTGGCCTGTTCATCAGCTCACCCGACACGCAGGCGCGCTATGCGTCGCCAGAGCTGCTGTGGCTGGTCGAGCTGGGACTGATATACTGGCTCGGTCGGTTATGGGTCAAGACCTCGCGCAACGAGATGCACGATGATCCGATGGTTTATGCGATACGCGACGGCGCGAGCCGCGTCACCGTGGCGCTGATGCTAGTCGTCGTGCTCTGCGCGCACACAATTGCGCTAGGCGATCGGGTCGCGGAACCGGCGCAGCCGGTCGGGTCTGTGGTGCCCATTGAGCGAGCAGTAGTGTGA
- a CDS encoding GtrA family protein, whose protein sequence is MTGQFFRFAMVGAAGFVVDLLVLQLSIHVLGLDPYAGRGISYLCAATSTWIMNRHFTFAAERTDGLWREWARFLMSNAAGGAINLGIYAAMVGGGLPVVSEPWLALAIGSLAGLFFNFIASRKFVFIGRAR, encoded by the coding sequence GTGACCGGCCAGTTCTTCCGCTTCGCCATGGTCGGTGCCGCAGGTTTCGTTGTGGACCTGCTGGTGCTGCAATTGTCTATCCACGTGCTGGGGCTGGACCCCTACGCCGGCCGCGGCATCTCCTACCTGTGCGCCGCCACGAGTACGTGGATCATGAACCGTCACTTCACTTTCGCCGCCGAGCGCACCGATGGGCTGTGGCGGGAATGGGCCCGCTTCCTGATGAGCAATGCCGCCGGCGGCGCGATCAACCTCGGCATCTACGCTGCAATGGTGGGTGGCGGACTGCCCGTTGTGTCGGAGCCTTGGCTCGCATTGGCTATAGGTTCTCTGGCCGGCCTGTTCTTCAATTTCATCGCGTCGAGAAAGTTCGTATTCATCGGACGTGCGCGCTGA
- a CDS encoding glycosyltransferase family 2 protein produces MNPLRIAVLIPCYNEAATIGNVVRDFRAALRGATVYVYDNNSSDDTRAIALTAGAVVRTERHQGKGNVVRRMFSDVDADVYVMVDGDDTYDALAAPSLIRHLLDESLDMVNGRRITEEVAAYRAGHRLGNRILTGLVCWFFGERFKDILSGFRVFSRRFVKSFPALSQGFEIETELTVHALNLRMPVGEVDTVYRSRPEGSVSKLNTYRDGIRILKTIMILVKEELPLQFFSCVGAVLALISLALGIPVVEEFVQTGLVPRLPTAVLSVSIMLLGFLSFASGLILDTVSLGRRELKRLQYLQVPLVDGEVLGHERVLVPPVATAA; encoded by the coding sequence ATGAATCCGCTCCGAATTGCCGTGCTGATCCCCTGCTACAACGAAGCAGCCACAATCGGAAATGTAGTGCGCGATTTTCGCGCCGCCCTGCGGGGTGCAACCGTTTATGTATATGACAACAATTCCTCTGACGATACGCGGGCCATTGCATTGACAGCTGGCGCCGTTGTGCGCACCGAAAGGCACCAAGGCAAGGGCAATGTGGTGCGTCGCATGTTTTCGGACGTGGATGCCGATGTGTATGTAATGGTGGATGGTGATGACACCTATGACGCCTTAGCTGCTCCTTCGCTGATACGCCATCTGCTGGATGAAAGCTTGGACATGGTGAATGGTCGCCGCATCACCGAGGAGGTTGCGGCCTATCGTGCAGGGCACCGACTTGGCAATCGTATACTCACCGGTTTGGTGTGTTGGTTCTTCGGCGAGCGGTTCAAAGACATATTGTCCGGTTTCCGCGTATTCTCGCGGCGCTTTGTGAAGTCCTTCCCGGCGCTTTCCCAGGGCTTCGAGATCGAGACAGAGTTGACCGTGCACGCGCTCAATCTGCGCATGCCGGTCGGCGAGGTGGATACGGTCTATCGCTCGCGACCCGAAGGTTCGGTCAGCAAGCTCAACACCTATCGCGATGGCATCCGAATCCTCAAGACCATCATGATCCTGGTGAAGGAAGAGCTGCCGCTGCAGTTCTTCTCCTGCGTCGGGGCCGTACTTGCGCTGATCTCACTCGCGCTCGGTATCCCGGTGGTGGAAGAATTCGTGCAGACCGGTCTTGTGCCTCGGCTTCCCACTGCTGTTCTGTCAGTGAGCATTATGCTTCTTGGGTTCCTCAGTTTTGCTTCTGGCCTCATCCTCGATACAGTGAGCCTCGGGCGCCGGGAACTGAAGCGGCTGCAGTACTTGCAGGTCCCGCTGGTGGATGGCGAGGTACTTGGTCACGAAAGGGTGCTGGTGCCGCCGGTGGCCACGGCGGCGTGA